From the genome of Pelmatolapia mariae isolate MD_Pm_ZW linkage group LG12, Pm_UMD_F_2, whole genome shotgun sequence, one region includes:
- the lipg gene encoding endothelial lipase, which produces MNHKSVLIRIFLLCAYPLFSSATEENAGLKGEDSGQNDLSTDSHSVGGIIKYNMRKSLDLEQEGCYLKTGKNDCLEKCGFNATAKTIFIIHGWTMSGMFENWMHKLVSALMQRESEANVVIVDWISRAQQLYPDAVNHTYGVGLDIAALLNWLQDEHQLPLENVHLIGYSLGAHVAGYAGTHVRGTIGRITGLDPAGPMFEGVEKEKRLSPDDADFVDVLHTYTREALGVSIGIQQPIGDIDIYPNGGDVQPGCGLGDVLAVAGNFMEVMKCEHERAVHLFVDSLMNKEHLSYAFQCTGPDRFKKGICLSCRKNRCNKIGYNATKMRKRRNSKMYLKTRADTPFAGYHYQMKMHVFNKKQSDDADPIFNVKLYGEHKDTADMFVDVHDNTIGLNMTNTFLVFTEEEIGEVLRIRLSWEGESDSWSSMWKNIKKNFWGWNANPSKPVLEVRRIRVKAGESQKKYAFCAEDSSKTEISPGEYITFFKCPDGWDAKAKKRVPM; this is translated from the exons ATGAATCATAAAAGCGTTTTAATCAGGATTTTCCTACTATGTGCTTATCCGCTTTTTTCATCAGCAACTGAGGAAAACGCCGGTCTTAAAG GTGAAGACAGTGGGCAGAATGACTTGTCAACAGACAGCCACTCTGTTGGTGGCATCATCAAGTACAACATGAGAAAGAGTTTAGATCTGGAGCAGGAGGGCTGCTACCTGAAAACTGGCAAGAATGACTGTCTAGAGAAATGTGGCTTCAATGCTACAGCCAAGACTATCTTCATCATCCATGGCTGGACG ATGAGCGGGATGTTTGAAAACTGGATGCACAAGCTCGTCTCTGCATTAATGCAACGTGAAAGTGAAGCCAACGTGGTGATTGTTGATTGGATATCAAGGGCCCAGCAGCTATACCCTGATGCAGTCAACCACACTTATGGTGTTGGCCTTGATATTGCAGCACTGCTCAACTGGCTTCAG GATGAGCACCAGCTCCCTCTGGAGAATGTCCACCTGATTGGTTATAGTTTAGGTGCTCATGTGGCAGGCTACGCAGGAACGCATGTACGAGGGACCATTGGCAGAATCACTG GTCTAGACCCAGCAGGACCTATGTTTGAGGGCGTGGAGAAGGAGAAGCGCCTCTCACCAGATGATGCCGACTTTGTGGATGTTCTGCACACATACACTCGGGAGGCTTTGGGTGTGAGCATTGGAATCCAGCAGCCAATTGGGGACATTGATATCTATCCTAACGGCGGTGACGTGCAGCCGGGCTGTGGACTTGGGGACGTGCTGGCAGTGGCAGGAA ATTTCATGGAGGTGATGAAGTGTGAACACGAGCGCGCTGTGCACTTGTTTGTGGACTCTCTGATGAACAAGGAGCACCTGAGCTATGCCTTCCAGTGCACTGGGCCCGACCGCTTCAAGAAGGGAATCTGCCTGAGCTGTCGCAAAAACCGCTGCAACAAAATTGGTTACAATGCCACAAAAATGCGCAAGAGGCGTAACAGTAAAATGTATCTGAAGACCCGGGCTGACACACCTTTCGCAG GCTACCACTACCAGATGAAGATGCACGTGTTCAACAAAAAACAGTCGGATGATGCTGATCCAATCTTCAATGTCAAGTTGTATGGCGAGCACAAGGACACAGCTGATATGTTTGTTGACGT CCACGATAACACCATTGGTCTGAACATGACAAACACCTTCCTGGTTTTTACCGAGGAAGAGATCGGTGAAGTGCTCAGGATCCGTCTGAGTTGGGAAGGAGAATCCGACTCCTGGAGCTCTATGTGGAAAAACATCAAGAAGAATTTCTGGGGCTGGAACGCCAACCCTTCCAAACCCGTGCTGGAAGTTCGTCGGATCCGTGTGAAAGCTGGAGAATCACAGAAAAA GTATGCTTTCTGTGCCGAAGACTCTTCAAAAACAGAAATCTCTCCAGGGGAATATATAACTTTCTTTAAATGCCCTGATGGCTGGGATGCGAAAGCTAAAAAACG GGTGCCCATGTAA